Proteins from one Carassius auratus strain Wakin linkage group LG28B, ASM336829v1, whole genome shotgun sequence genomic window:
- the LOC113067396 gene encoding GTPase IMAP family member 8-like: MSLEWLQSVFGDKVLQFVMILFTYEREKECNTIKYDLKRNPDLKQLLEKCGGRYHTCNMMMNNQSEMRDLMKKIEHLFNENQQQCYTGEMLNTASIRKKELESREHQCGYTSEMESNTHLNLILLGKKRAGKSASGNTILGQEVFMSKKSSKSVTRDAVVKSGTVNGFPVTVYDTPGFFDPAMSTEDIQKILDKVLLKCESGPCAFLLVIKADSFTEEEIKTVEKIEKLLGEKRFKKTWILFTRGDELKDENKTINEFINETEELKKLVQKYDQRYHVFNNKIRGHSDQPRLLLVKILQRSFGVKDGGEVEQIHVSPNTRNEPDTPVSSHSSRRIVLLGKTGVGKSAAGNTILGQKEFRSVLKMNSVTRGCSEKHATVSGRSVSVVDTPGFFDTEMSPEELMTEIAQSFYLSSPGPHAFIIVFRVIDRFTEQEQQIPQQIEIMFGQDMLKYSIILFTHGDLLKGQHIENLTDENCAFRHLLEQCGGRYHVFNNEYQNNSKQVNELLQKIDSMIEQNGGEHYSNQMFEDAQRYRQEEEERKLREEEERKQQEAEQRQDETGGMVKEEVERKSENPEFKQFLTKYQATLRLSAFALSKNMVAGEFMGVCIGGAVGAACGLIGGPAGIAFGVFVGGAVGAAVGGAAGAVISKVRCNV, from the exons ATGAGTCTGGAATGGCTTCAGAGTGTGTTTGGTGACAAAGTTCTTCAGTTTGTGATGATTCTCTTCACTTACGAGAGAGAAAAGGAGTGTAACACTATAAAATATGATCTGAAGAGAAACCCTGATCTGAAGCAGCTGCTGGAGAAATGTGGAGGAAGATATCACACCTGTAACATGATGATGAACAACCAATCAGAGATGAGAGACTTGATGAAGAAGATTGAGCATCTGTTTAATGAGAATCAACAGCAGTGCTACACTGGAGAGATGCTCAACACTGCATCAATAAGGAAAAAAGAGCTGGAAAGTCGTGAACATCAGTGTG gttacacatCAGAAATGGAATCAAATACACACCTGAACTTAATTTTACTGGGGAAGAAACGAGCTGGGAAGAGTGCATCAGGAAACACAATACTGGGACAAGAAGTTTTCATGTCAAAGAAAAGCTCCAAATCAGTCACTCGAGATGCAGTTGTGAAATCTGGGACTGTAAATGGGTTTCCAGTCACTGTTTACGACACACCTGGATTCTTTGACCCAGCGATGAGTACAGAAGACATTCAGAAGATACTGGATAAGGTTCTCCTGAAATGTGAATCTGGTCCCTGTGCATTTTTGCTGGTTATCAAAGCTGATAGTTTCACTGAAGAAGAGATAAAAACTGTGGAGAAGATTGAGAAGCTGCTGGGGGAAAAACGCTTTAAAAAAACCTGGATTCTGTTCACCAGAGGAGACGAACTAAAAGATGAAAACAAGACCATAAATGAATTCATCAACGAGACTGAAGAACTGAAGAAACTCGTTCAGAAATATGATCAGAGATACCATGTGTTCAACAACAAGATAAGAGGACATAGTGACCAACCTCGATTACTGCTGGTAAAAATTCTCCAGAGATCTTTTGGAGTAAAGG ATGGAGGAGAAGTCGAACAGATTCATGTCAGTCCAAACACTCGTAATGAACCAGACACTCCTGTCTCAAGTCATTCATCCAGAAGGATTGTTCTTCTGGGTAAAACTGGTGTTGGGAAAAGTGCAGCTGGAAACACAATACTAGGACAGAAGGAGTTCAGATCTGTGCTGAAAATGAATTCAGTAACCCGTGGATGTTCAGAGAAACATGCCACTGTTTCAGGAAGATCCGTGTCTGTAGTTGATACTCCTGGATTCTTTGACACAGAGATGAGCCCTGAAGAGTTAATGACAGAAATAGcacaaagtttttatttatcCAGTCCTGGACCTCATGCTTTTATCATTGTGTTCAGAGTTATTGACAGATTCACTGAACAGGAGCAACAAATTCCTCAGCAGATTGAGATAATGTTTGGTCAGGACATGTTAAAATACTCCATCATTCTCTTCACTCATGGAGATCTGCTGAAAGGACAACATATAGAGAACCTCACTGATGAGAACTGTGCTTTTAGACATCTACTTGAACAGTGTGGAGGCAGATATCACGTCTTCAACAATGAATATCAGAATAACAGTAAGCAGGTGAATGAACTACTACAGAAGATTGACTCAATGATAGAGCAGAACGGAGGAGAACACTACAGTAATCAGATGTTTGAAGATGCTCAGAGATACAGACAAGAGGAAGAAGAGAGGAagctgagagaggaagaggagagaaaaCAACAAGAGGCGGAGCAAAGACAAGATGAGACTGGGGGGATGGTAAAAGAGGAAGTagaaagaaaaagtgaaaatcctgagtttaaacaatttttaacCAAGTATCAGGCTACATTGCGTCTATCAGCTTTTGCGCTTAGTAAAAATATGGTTGCTGGTGAATTTATGGGTGTGTGTATTGGTGGAGCTGTTGGTGCAGCTTGTGGACTTATCGGTGGCCCGGCTGGTATAGCTTTTGGTGTATTTGTTGGTGGAGCTGTTGGAGCAGCTGTTGGTGGAGCTGCTGGTGCAGTTATTAGTAAAGTTAGGTGTAATGTGTGA